Proteins encoded together in one Cicer arietinum cultivar CDC Frontier isolate Library 1 chromosome 4, Cicar.CDCFrontier_v2.0, whole genome shotgun sequence window:
- the LOC101498272 gene encoding uncharacterized protein, with the protein MEEGTSDNDRHKIRNICILAHVDHGKTTLADQLIATAGGGMVHPKVAGRVRFMDYLDEEQRRAITMKSSSISLHYNHYTVNLIDSPGHIDFCGEVSTAARLSDGALLLVDAVEGVHIQTHAVLRQCWIERLSPCLVLNKIDRLITELKLTPFEAYTRLLRIVHEVNGIVSAYNSQKYLSDVDSLLAGGTAAGGEVMEDYDDVEDVFQPQKGNVVFACALDGWGFGIHEFAEIYASKLGASVSALQKALWGPRYFNPKTKMIVGKKGIGGGGKAKPMFVQFVLEPLWQVYQGALEGDKGLIEKVIRSFNLQVPARELMNKDAKVVLQSVMSRWLPLSDAILSMVVKCLPDPVAAQGSRISRLIPQCEVTAENEIDKRVVEEAEVVRRSVERCDWRDEAPCVAFVAKMFALPVRMLPPPQVGEVVGSFGEEGDGESDECFLAFARIFSGVLSVGQRVFVLSALYDPLKGESMQKHIQEAELKSMYLMMGQGLKVVKSAKAGDVVAIRGLGQHILKSATLSSTRNCWPFSSMAFQVAPILRVAIEPSDPADMGSLLKGLRLLNRADPFVEVTVSARGEHVLAAAGEVHLERCIKDLKDRFAKVSLEVSPPLVSYKETIEGEVSNMLEKLKILSRNLDYVEKTTPNGRCVVRVQVMKLLPSLTKVLDESADLLGDIVGVNSAQTVKSLETQRTNILEENENPAEVLKKRIMDAIESDVLDRNENDEDHAEKCRLKWLKLLRRIWALGPSYIGANVLFTPDIKAESTDGSVLIRGSSQLSEKLGFMADSSGSNLVADTSSNESQVLYMDAARLESNVITGFQLATSAGPLCDEPMWGLAFVIEARITPSSGQYDEFETHQQSDQYGIFAGQVIATVKDACRAAVLKNKPRLVEAMYFCELNTPTEYLGPMYGVLSRRRARILKEEMQEGSPFFTVHAYVPVSESFGFTDELRSRTSGAASALLVLSHWEALLEDPFFVPKTEEEIEEFGDGSSVLPNTARKLIDTVRRRKGLPVEEKVVQHGTKQRTLARKV; encoded by the coding sequence ATGGAAGAAGGAACTTCCGATAACGATAGACACAAAATCCGCAACATATGCATCCTAGCACACGTAGACCACGGCAAAACAACGCTGGCGGACCAACTCATCGCAACCGCCGGCGGCGGCATGGTTCATCCAAAAGTAGCCGGACGAGTCCGCTTCATGGATTACCTCGACGAAGAACAGCGTCGAGCCATAACAATGAAGAGTTCTTCAATTTCCCTTCACTATAATCACTACACCGTTAACCTAATTGATTCCCCTGGACACATCGATTTCTGCGGCGAGGTTTCCACGGCGGCGCGTCTCTCCGACGGTGCACTTCTATTAGTTGACGCTGTTGAAGGTGTTCATATTCAAACTCACGCTGTTCTTCGTCAATGCTGGATCGAACGTCTTTCCCCTTGTCTTGTTCTTAATAAGATTGATAGGTTAATCACTGAATTGAAACTTACACCTTTTGAAGCTTATACACGTTTGTTGAGGATTGTTCATGAGGTTAATGGTATTGTTAGTGCTTATAACTCGCAGAAATATCTTTCAGATGTTGATTCTCTTCTCGCTGGCGGGACTGCCGCTGGTGGTGAGGTTATGGAGGATTATGATGATGTTGAAGATGTTTTTCAGCCTCAGAAAGGGAATGTAGTTTTTGCTTGTGCTTTAGATGGTTGGGGTTTTGGAATTCATGAATTTGCTGAAATTTATGCTTCAAAGCTTGGGGCTAGTGTTAGTGCATTACAGAAGGCTTTGTGGGGTCCACGGTATTTTAATCCGAAGACGAAGATGATTGTTGGGAAAAAAGGGATTGGTGGTGGTGGGAAGGCTAAACCTATGTTTGTTCAGTTTGTGTTGGAGCCTTTGTGGCAGGTTTATCAGGGTGCACTTGAAGGTGATAAAGGGTTAATTGAGAAGGTTATTAGGTCTTTTAATTTGCAGGTTCCGGCGCGAGAGTTGATGAATAAGGATGCTAAGGTTGTGCTTCAATCTGTTATGAGCCGTTGGCTTCCACTTTCGGATGCTATTTTGTCGATGGTGGTTAAGTGTTTGCCTGATCCTGTGGCTGCACAGGGTTCTCGGATATCACGGTTGATTCCGCAGTGTGAGGTTACTGCTGAGAATGAGATTGATAAGAGGGTGGTGGAAGAGGCTGAGGTTGTGAGGAGGTCGGTGGAAAGGTGTGATTGGAGGGATGAGGCTCCTTGTGTTGCGTTTGTGGCGAAGATGTTTGCACTTCCTGTTAGAATGCTTCCTCCTCCTCAAGTGGGGGAGGTTGTAGGGAGTTTTGGTGAGGAAGGAGATGGTGAATCTGATGAGTGTTTTTTGGCATTTGCTAGGATATTTAGTGGTGTTTTGTCGGTTGGACAGAGAGTTTTTGTGCTTTCTGCTTTGTATGATCCATTGAAGGGGGAATCGATGCAAAAACATATTCAGGAAGCTGAATTGAAATCCATGTATTTGATGATGGGACAAGGGTTGAAAGTAGTGAAATCTGCGAAAGCAGGAGATGTTGTCGCTATCCGAGGCCTTGGTCAGCATATATTAAAAAGTGCAACCCTTTCTTCAACCAGGAACTGTTGGCCTTTTTCGAGTATGGCATTTCAAGTTGCACCGATTTTGAGGGTTGCAATTGAGCCATCTGACCCTGCAGATATGGGTTCACTGCTCAAAGGCTTGAGGCTTTTGAATCGAGCAGATCCGTTTGTTGAGGTCACGGTTTCTGCTAGAGGAGAGCACGTTCTTGCTGCGGCTGGTGAAGTTCATCTTGAGAGATGCATAAAGGATTTGAAGGACAGGTTTGCTAAAGTAAGCTTGGAGGTTTCTCCACCCCTTGTGTCCTACAAAGAGACCATTGAAGGAGAGGTATCCAACATGttggaaaaattgaaaattcttAGCAGGAACTTAGATTATGTCGAGAAAACGACACCCAATGGAAGATGTGTTGTACGAGTGCAGGTAATGAAACTTCTACCTTCTTTGACAAAGGTGCTCGACGAAAGCGCTGATTTACTTGGAGATATCGTTGGAGTAAATTCAGCGCAGACAGTTAAAAGTTTAGAAACTCAGAGAACAAATATTCTTGAAGAAAATGAGAATCCGGCTGAAGTGCTTAAAAAACGTATAATGGATGCCATCGAGAGCGATGTCTTGGATAGGAATGAGAATGATGAAGACCATGCTGAGAAATGTAGATTGAAGTGGTTAAAGCTTTTGAGGAGGATATGGGCACTTGGACCAAGCTACATCGGTGCTAACGTTCTCTTCACTCCTGATATTAAAGCCGAAAGTACCGATGGCTCTGTTCTAATACGTGGTTCTTCTCAACTATCTGAAAAATTGGGTTTCATGGCTGATTCCAGTGGCAGTAACTTGGTTGCAGATACATCTTCAAATGAGAGCCAAGTGTTGTACATGGATGCTGCACGTCTCGAAAGTAATGTTATAACTGGGTTTCAACTAGCCACTTCAGCTGGACCTTTATGTGATGAACCTATGTGGGGTTTAGCATTTGTGATCGAGGCACGCATAACTCCATCTTCAGGGCAATATGATGAATTTGAAACGCACCAACAATCTGACCAGTATGGCATCTTTGCAGGGCAGGTTATTGCAACTGTCAAAGATGCTTGTAGGGCAGCTGTGCTAAAGAATAAACCAAGGCTTGTGGAAGCAATGTACTTTTGTGAATTGAATACTCCTACTGAGTATTTAGGTCCCATGTATGGTGTACTTTCTCGAAGACGAGCTCGGATTTTGAAGGAAGAGATGCAGGAAGGTTCGCCTTTCTTCACTGTGCATGCATATGTTCCTGTTTCTGAGAGCTTTGGTTTTACTGATGAGCTTAGAAGTCGGACTTCTGGTGCTGCAAGTGCACTACTTGTGCTAAGCCATTGGGAAGCACTACTTGAGGATCCTTTTTTTGTACCTAAAACAGAAGAAGAAATTGAAGAGTTTGGAGATGGTTCCAGTGTTCTTCCAAATACAGCAAGAAAGTTGATTGACACAGTCAGACGGCGCAAGGGTCTTCCTGTGGAGGAAAAGGTAGTACAACATGGAACAAAGCAAAGGACACTCGCTCGCAAAGTTTGA